A region from the Andrena cerasifolii isolate SP2316 chromosome 9, iyAndCera1_principal, whole genome shotgun sequence genome encodes:
- the Rbp gene encoding RIMS binding protein isoform X1: protein MFANKIVHLCRIVCGAFLAIPMYIRCCGVGGGASTAPQAPQLQDIGSAVGTTTSTNTTIMQDAVLESILEQMRETKTRKAELERQHAEAQNQLREKIAGRYQGPESVEALQSKIRELEKKTELQMVRHEELTLEMTSLRHARSRGPMMGHTTVPTTWPPAGSEIDRIIAKIEQDNSASRLIHELDHTRGTITTQQPSHQQGILRSSSENLPNLGQHQHPPHPHALSLGMPTQMGHYAGSPMPLTPMMPGCPALTPNGPPYHYSEPIPPAPSLSSSQSQPVFQQKIQQYQQQQPSHTDLSTSHSQSALPTSQQKQQQAHTHFTSNQYQESYPHTQTYQQPLQSQQQQQSQQQQQHPASTSYLTPSSQNVISHYTQPTQTAQTYQLNGSQQATTYPSLSITSHPNGTYNTGAATFTGQLSHHNYSVPQTSIPQTTLSSLPPYSSSSFHSTLGALTSVPQTVLPFSSVQSTYATSGSTYSTVGTNAFGASGVSSGTTSTGLLQAISDPLQAMQQLSAQSQANQLQQQAIIQQIQQSLRASSPTATASAGQLYLGPRQMPKIPSSILSNPLDRLTNDNIVAEGQVDMLDIPGKGRCYVYTARFTYEPFQHSPNENPEAELPVQGGDYLLVWGQPDEDGFLDAETLDGRRGLVPANFVQKLVGDDLLQFHQAVLGLRDVDDSASTNIPQCYLQDIDLELAALEEGNRNRQAELSEYAELDHIAEEDEQEPPEVYLFSDLVPAPQHLTLERQLNKSVLIGWTPPENTHQLESYHVYVDGVLKVTVKATERTRALVEGVDSTRPHRISVRSVTHSRRTSRDAACTMVIGKDVALGPTAVKASNVTATSAVISWLPSNSNHQHVVCVNNVEVRTVKPGVYRHTITGLAPSTIYRVTVKAKNLRATHFEDQNAQAANNLACHVHFKTLPKGLPDPPVDIQVEAGPQDGTLLVTWQPVALNGSAVTGYAVYADGKKVTDVDSPTGDHALVDIHKLMGLNPKHITVRTKSRESQSGDSCATAIPCSVLRGGATTHLQHGSAHMQDQGQAQSSVTGQPDDANRLRMPGASQRYPTASVPPSHMRRHATTRLDAHGQVIIETDENLSDKEIYPGQSMSQMGVPDIAKDSASEANYSEEDDPSRRGRGMPLHHGGHQRYGPQMGQQGLAGTHRSGRVAGPGGRPQDPYYDQPGNQRSRAPGYRGSRDMQVQGGTVYPPSSGQQLNKRTRLFVALFKYDPTSMSPNPDACEELAFSNGDTIKVYGDKDADGFYWGECYGRQGFVPCNMVQEIQDPNQLSQAQPGRRSRWGDTYANMPVKKMIALYDYDPHKLSPNVDTQAELRFRTGNEIYVYGDLDDDGFYMGELNGVRGLVPSNYLAEAPDQPPQGQLPPDSRRPPGQSQGPGARGPPPPPREPPPSAHRRGKDACIVPVSVPVCHLDSRQQQQQQQQPSLMNNQQHQLQHQQNNPPHLAYQQANHHSYTTVTTSNQHGPTPMGAHQQGPVPPHLQQQGKGRGGAINRVSNVPGGMQGPGQHMQQAQQLQQQQDYQQQNQSYQQQQSKQQNQSYPQQNQGYQQQGSVFGSQGQQFPQQQQQQQPQQQPQQQQQQNQGPSMQTGQGTSKPMRGIPTVLPTAQSKSQPPTGQGQQQQQQPQQQQQSTGPNLMQKFTEMAGASAGGDILSKGKELIFMKFGLGK, encoded by the exons ATGTTTGCCAATAAAATTGTTCACTTGTGCAGAATCGTTTGTGGCGCGTTCCTTGCGATACCTATGTACATACGA TGCTGTGGCGTTGGAGGTGGCGCTTCCACGGCACCTCAGGCTCCGCAGCTGCAGGATATCGGATCTGCTGTCGGGACTACCACCTCCACAAACACCACCATCATGCAGGACGCGGTTCTCGAATCCATCCTCGAG CAAATGCGTGAAACGAAAACTCGAAAGGCGGAACTGGAACGACAGCATGCCGAAGCACAGAACCAATTACGCGAGAAGATAGCAGGACGCTATCAGGGCCCGGAGTCGGTTGAAGCGCTACAGTCCAAGATAAGGGAGCTCGAGAAGAAGACAGAGTTACAGATGGTCAGGCACGAAGAATTGACGTTGGAGATGACGAGTTTGAGACACGCTCGAAGCAGAGGGCCGATGATGGGCCACACCACGGTCCCGACTACTTGGCCCCCCGCTGGTTCCGAAATCGACCGAATAATAGCAAAAATAGAACAAGATAATAG CGCTAGTAGGCTGATACACGAGCTGGATCATACCCGAGGAACAATTACCACGCAGCAACCCTCGCATCAGCAAGGTATCCTGCGATCCAGCTCAGAGAATCTCCCGAACCTCGGTCAGCATCAACATCCGCCCCATCCGCACGCTTTGAGCCTTGGAATGCCAACGCAGATGGGTCAT TACGCAGGTTCGCCTATGCCCCTGACACCAATGATGCCCGGATGCCCAGCGCTAACACCGAACGGGCCGCCGTATCACTACAGCGAGCCAATACCACCGGCCCCGTCGCTCTCCAGCAGCCAATCGCAACCCGTTTTCCAACAAAAGATCCAACAATATCAGCAACAGCAACCATCTCATACCGACCTGTCAACTTCTCATTCCCAAAGTGCTCTGCCGACATCGCAGCAGAAGCAACAACAAGCGCACACCCACTTCACCAGCAATCAGTATCAGGAGAGTTACCCTCACACGCAGACCTATCAGCAGCCGCTCCAgtcgcagcagcaacagcaatcgcaacagcaacagcagcacccAGCCTCTACATCGTACCTGACGCCGTCTAGTCAAAACGTAATATCTCATTATACGCAGCCAACTCAGACCGCCCAAACGTATCAATTGAATGGAAGTCAACAG GCAACGACGTACCCAAGTTTGTCAATAACGTCGCACCCGAATGGAACCTATAATACAGGAGCGGCTACCTTCACTGGCCAACTGTCGCATCACAATTACTCCGTTCCGCAAACCAGCATTCCGCAAACGACGCTCTCCTCGTTGCCGCCCTATTCGTCGAGCTCCTTCCATTCGACTCTGGGCGCGCTTACCAGTGTACCCCAAACCGTTCTTCCCTTCTCTAGTGTACAGAGCACCTACGCCACTAGTGGATCGACTTACTCAACCGTCGGGACCAATGCTTTTGGCGCGTCGGGCGTGAGCTCAG GCACCACTTCGACAGGCTTGTTGCAAGCGATAAGCGACCCCCTTCAAGCCATGCAACAACTTTCTGCACAGTCCCAAGCGAACCAGCTTCAACAGCAGGCCATCATCCAACAGATTCAGCAAAGTTTGCGCGCCAGTTCGCCGACGGCCACTGCTTCCGCGGGCCAGCTCTACCTTGGCCCAAGGCAAATGCCAAAGATACCCAGTAGCATACTATCGAATCCCTTGGATCGATTGACCAATGACAATATCGTGGCCGAGGGTCAAGTAGACATGCTGGACATACCGGGCAAGGGCAGGTGTTACGTTTATACCGCCCGTTTCACCTACGAGCCGTTTCAGCATTCGCCAAACGAGAATCCAGAAGCGGAGCTGCCCGTGCAGGGTGGCGATTACCTGCTGGTCTGGGGTCAGCCTGACGAGGACGGTTTCCTCGACGCAGAAACACTGGACGGTAGACGTGGCCTGGTCCCAGCTAATTTTGTCCAAAAGTTAGTTGGCGATGATCTACTGCAATTCCACCAAGCCGTTCTGGGCCTCCGGGACGTGGACGATTCAGCTTCTACTAATATTCCTCAA TGCTACCTACAGGATATCGACCTCGAGCTGGCGGCCCTAGAGGAAGGCAATCGGAATCGACAGGCTGAACTGTCCGAGTACGCGGAGCTGGATCATATCGCGGAAGAAGACGAACAGGAACCACCAG AAGTCTACCTGTTTTCGGACCTAGTTCCGGCGCCGCAGCATCTAACTCTCGAGCGGCAGCTGAACAAGAGCGTGCTAATCGGCTGGACGCCGCCGGAAAATACCCACCAGTTAGAATCGTACCACGTCTACGTGGACGGAGTGCTGAAAGTTACCGTGAAAGCGACCGAAAGGACCAGAGCATTGGTCGAGGGAGTCGATTCTACTCGG CCGCATAGAATAAGCGTACGCTCGGTGACACACTCCAGAAGAACATCCCGCGATGCTGCTTGCACGATGGTGATCGGTAAGGATGTCGCGTTGGGTCCAACTGCTGTCAAGGCATCAAACGTGACCGCCACCAGCGCGGTGATATCCTGGTTACCGAGCAACAGCAATCACCAACACGTGGTGTGCGTGAACAACGTGGAAGTTAGAACGGTGAAGCCTGGCGTGTACAGACACACGATCACCGGCTTGGCACCATCCACGATCTACAGAGTGACCGTCAAGGCCAAGAATCTAAGAGCCACGCACTTCGAGGACCAAAACGCCCAAGCGGCCAACAACTTGGCGTGTCACGTCCATTTCAAAACGTTACCCAAGGGACTGCCGGACCCTCCGGTCGATATCCAG GTGGAGGCTGGACCGCAGGACGGCACTTTGCTAGTGACCTGGCAGCCTGTTGCCCTAAACGGTTCGGCCGTCACCGGTTACGCGGTATACGCCGACGGGAAAAAGGTCACCGACGTAGACAGCCCCACCGGTGACCACGCTCTGGTCGACATACACAAATTGATGGGTTTGAATCCGAAACATATCACGGTCAGGACTAAAAGCAGGGAAAGCCAGTCGGGCGATAGCTGTGCCACTGCCATTCCCTGCAGCGTTCTTCGCGGTGGCGCCACCACCCATTTGCAGCACGGATCCGCACACATGCAAGACCAGGGTCAAGCCCAGAGCTCCGTTACCGGGCAGCCGGACGACGCCAATAGGTTGCGAATGCCCGGAGCAAGCCAGCGATATCCGACAGCCTCTGTACCACCCTCTCACATGAGAAGGCACGCAACCACCAGGCTCGATGCTCACGGCCAAGTGATCATCGAGACCGACGAGAATTTGTCCGACAAAGAGATTTACCCTGGACAGAGTATGTCCCAGATGG GGGTACCAGATATCGCCAAGGACTCGGCCAGTGAAGCAAATTACAGCGAGGAGGACGACCCGTCGCGTAGAGGTAGAGGCATGCCGTTGCATCACGGTGGCCACCAACGGTATGGGCCGCAAATGGGCCAGCAAGGACTCGCCGGCACGCATAGATCCGGAAGAGTGGCGGGACCCGGTGGTAGACCTCAAGATCCATATTACGACCAACCAG GAAACCAAAGAAGTCGAGCCCCTGGTTACCGCGGTAGCCGAGATATGCAAGTTCAGGGCGGTACGGTTTATCCGCCGAGCAGCGGCCAGCAACTCAACAAAAGAACACGTTTGTTTGTGGCTCTGTTCAAGTACGATCCCACCTCCATGTCCCCTAATCCGGATGCCTGTGAAGAATTAGCATTTTCCAATGGCGATACCATCAAG GTGTACGGCGACAAAGACGCGGACGGATTTTACTGGGGCGAATGCTACGGTAGACAAGGATTTGTCCCTTGTAATATGGTGCAAGAGATCCAGGATCCGAATCAACTGAGCCAGGCTCAACCTGGAAGGAGAAGCAGATGGGGAGACACTTACGCCAATATGCCTGTCAAGAAGATGATAGCTCTCTACGACTATGATCCGCACAAATTGTCCCCTAACGTCGATACT CAAGCGGAGCTAAGGTTTCGAACCGGAAACGAGATTTACGTGTACGGTGACCTGGACGACGATGGATTCTATATGGGTGAACTGAACGGGGTCCGAGGTTTAGTACCAAGTAACTACCTCGCGGAAGCACCCGATCAGCCGCCCCAAGGGCAACTTCCACCGGATAGCAGGAGGCCTCCTGGTCAGAGCCAAGGACCCGGAGCCAGAggaccacctcctcctccgcgGGAACCTCCTCCTTCTGCTCATCGACGGGGCAAAG ATGCCTGCATTGTGCCTGTGTCTGTCCCTGTCTGTCACTTAGACTCtagacaacaacaacaacaacaacaacaaccatCACTAATGAACAACCAACAACATCAACTCCAACATCAACAAAACAATCCACCGCATCTAGCGTACCAACAAGCGAATCACCACAGCTACACGACTGTAACCACGTCCAATCAACATGGGCCCACACCCATGGGTGCCCATCAGCAAGGTCCCGTACCACCCCACCTTCAACAGCAG GGGAAGGGGAGGGGAGGCGCGATCAATCGTGTTAGTAACGTGCCGGGAGGTATGCAGGGCCCTGGACAACACATGCAGCAAGCACAGCAATTGCAACAGCAACAAGACTACCAGCAACAGAATCAATCGTATCAGCAACAACAGTCGAAACAGCAAAACCAGAGCTATCCTCAGCAGAATCAAGGGTATCAACAGCAAGGTTCGGTATTCGGTTCGCAAGGACAGCAATtcccgcagcagcagcagcagcagcagcctcAGCAGCAGcctcagcaacagcagcaacagaaTCAGGGCCCCTCGATGCAGACCGGGCAGGGGACGAGCAAACCCATGAGAGGGATACCGACCGTGTTGCCAACGGCTCAGTCCAAGTCCCAGCCGCCCACCGGCCAGgggcaacagcagcagcaacagccgcaacagcaacagcaaagTACAGGGCCGAATCTGATGCAAAAGTTCACAGAAATGGCCGGCGCGAGCGCTGGCGGCGATATCCTATCGAAAGGGAAAGAACTGATTTTCATGAAGTTTGGTCTGGGCAAGTGA
- the Rbp gene encoding RIMS binding protein isoform X3 produces MFANKIVHLCRIVCGAFLAIPMYIRCCGVGGGASTAPQAPQLQDIGSAVGTTTSTNTTIMQDAVLESILEQMRETKTRKAELERQHAEAQNQLREKIAGRYQGPESVEALQSKIRELEKKTELQMVRHEELTLEMTSLRHARSRGPMMGHTTVPTTWPPAGSEIDRIIAKIEQDNSASRLIHELDHTRGTITTQQPSHQQGILRSSSENLPNLGQHQHPPHPHALSLGMPTQMGHYAGSPMPLTPMMPGCPALTPNGPPYHYSEPIPPAPSLSSSQSQPVFQQKIQQYQQQQPSHTDLSTSHSQSALPTSQQKQQQAHTHFTSNQYQESYPHTQTYQQPLQSQQQQQSQQQQQHPASTSYLTPSSQNVISHYTQPTQTAQTYQLNGSQQATTYPSLSITSHPNGTYNTGAATFTGQLSHHNYSVPQTSIPQTTLSSLPPYSSSSFHSTLGALTSVPQTVLPFSSVQSTYATSGSTYSTVGTNAFGASGVSSGTTSTGLLQAISDPLQAMQQLSAQSQANQLQQQAIIQQIQQSLRASSPTATASAGQLYLGPRQMPKIPSSILSNPLDRLTNDNIVAEGQVDMLDIPGKGRCYVYTARFTYEPFQHSPNENPEAELPVQGGDYLLVWGQPDEDGFLDAETLDGRRGLVPANFVQKLVGDDLLQFHQAVLGLRDVDDSASTNIPQCYLQDIDLELAALEEGNRNRQAELSEYAELDHIAEEDEQEPPVPAPQHLTLERQLNKSVLIGWTPPENTHQLESYHVYVDGVLKVTVKATERTRALVEGVDSTRPHRISVRSVTHSRRTSRDAACTMVIGKDVALGPTAVKASNVTATSAVISWLPSNSNHQHVVCVNNVEVRTVKPGVYRHTITGLAPSTIYRVTVKAKNLRATHFEDQNAQAANNLACHVHFKTLPKGLPDPPVDIQVEAGPQDGTLLVTWQPVALNGSAVTGYAVYADGKKVTDVDSPTGDHALVDIHKLMGLNPKHITVRTKSRESQSGDSCATAIPCSVLRGGATTHLQHGSAHMQDQGQAQSSVTGQPDDANRLRMPGASQRYPTASVPPSHMRRHATTRLDAHGQVIIETDENLSDKEIYPGQSMSQMGVPDIAKDSASEANYSEEDDPSRRGRGMPLHHGGHQRYGPQMGQQGLAGTHRSGRVAGPGGRPQDPYYDQPGNQRSRAPGYRGSRDMQVQGGTVYPPSSGQQLNKRTRLFVALFKYDPTSMSPNPDACEELAFSNGDTIKVYGDKDADGFYWGECYGRQGFVPCNMVQEIQDPNQLSQAQPGRRSRWGDTYANMPVKKMIALYDYDPHKLSPNVDTQAELRFRTGNEIYVYGDLDDDGFYMGELNGVRGLVPSNYLAEAPDQPPQGQLPPDSRRPPGQSQGPGARGPPPPPREPPPSAHRRGKDACIVPVSVPVCHLDSRQQQQQQQQPSLMNNQQHQLQHQQNNPPHLAYQQANHHSYTTVTTSNQHGPTPMGAHQQGPVPPHLQQQGKGRGGAINRVSNVPGGMQGPGQHMQQAQQLQQQQDYQQQNQSYQQQQSKQQNQSYPQQNQGYQQQGSVFGSQGQQFPQQQQQQQPQQQPQQQQQQNQGPSMQTGQGTSKPMRGIPTVLPTAQSKSQPPTGQGQQQQQQPQQQQQSTGPNLMQKFTEMAGASAGGDILSKGKELIFMKFGLGK; encoded by the exons ATGTTTGCCAATAAAATTGTTCACTTGTGCAGAATCGTTTGTGGCGCGTTCCTTGCGATACCTATGTACATACGA TGCTGTGGCGTTGGAGGTGGCGCTTCCACGGCACCTCAGGCTCCGCAGCTGCAGGATATCGGATCTGCTGTCGGGACTACCACCTCCACAAACACCACCATCATGCAGGACGCGGTTCTCGAATCCATCCTCGAG CAAATGCGTGAAACGAAAACTCGAAAGGCGGAACTGGAACGACAGCATGCCGAAGCACAGAACCAATTACGCGAGAAGATAGCAGGACGCTATCAGGGCCCGGAGTCGGTTGAAGCGCTACAGTCCAAGATAAGGGAGCTCGAGAAGAAGACAGAGTTACAGATGGTCAGGCACGAAGAATTGACGTTGGAGATGACGAGTTTGAGACACGCTCGAAGCAGAGGGCCGATGATGGGCCACACCACGGTCCCGACTACTTGGCCCCCCGCTGGTTCCGAAATCGACCGAATAATAGCAAAAATAGAACAAGATAATAG CGCTAGTAGGCTGATACACGAGCTGGATCATACCCGAGGAACAATTACCACGCAGCAACCCTCGCATCAGCAAGGTATCCTGCGATCCAGCTCAGAGAATCTCCCGAACCTCGGTCAGCATCAACATCCGCCCCATCCGCACGCTTTGAGCCTTGGAATGCCAACGCAGATGGGTCAT TACGCAGGTTCGCCTATGCCCCTGACACCAATGATGCCCGGATGCCCAGCGCTAACACCGAACGGGCCGCCGTATCACTACAGCGAGCCAATACCACCGGCCCCGTCGCTCTCCAGCAGCCAATCGCAACCCGTTTTCCAACAAAAGATCCAACAATATCAGCAACAGCAACCATCTCATACCGACCTGTCAACTTCTCATTCCCAAAGTGCTCTGCCGACATCGCAGCAGAAGCAACAACAAGCGCACACCCACTTCACCAGCAATCAGTATCAGGAGAGTTACCCTCACACGCAGACCTATCAGCAGCCGCTCCAgtcgcagcagcaacagcaatcgcaacagcaacagcagcacccAGCCTCTACATCGTACCTGACGCCGTCTAGTCAAAACGTAATATCTCATTATACGCAGCCAACTCAGACCGCCCAAACGTATCAATTGAATGGAAGTCAACAG GCAACGACGTACCCAAGTTTGTCAATAACGTCGCACCCGAATGGAACCTATAATACAGGAGCGGCTACCTTCACTGGCCAACTGTCGCATCACAATTACTCCGTTCCGCAAACCAGCATTCCGCAAACGACGCTCTCCTCGTTGCCGCCCTATTCGTCGAGCTCCTTCCATTCGACTCTGGGCGCGCTTACCAGTGTACCCCAAACCGTTCTTCCCTTCTCTAGTGTACAGAGCACCTACGCCACTAGTGGATCGACTTACTCAACCGTCGGGACCAATGCTTTTGGCGCGTCGGGCGTGAGCTCAG GCACCACTTCGACAGGCTTGTTGCAAGCGATAAGCGACCCCCTTCAAGCCATGCAACAACTTTCTGCACAGTCCCAAGCGAACCAGCTTCAACAGCAGGCCATCATCCAACAGATTCAGCAAAGTTTGCGCGCCAGTTCGCCGACGGCCACTGCTTCCGCGGGCCAGCTCTACCTTGGCCCAAGGCAAATGCCAAAGATACCCAGTAGCATACTATCGAATCCCTTGGATCGATTGACCAATGACAATATCGTGGCCGAGGGTCAAGTAGACATGCTGGACATACCGGGCAAGGGCAGGTGTTACGTTTATACCGCCCGTTTCACCTACGAGCCGTTTCAGCATTCGCCAAACGAGAATCCAGAAGCGGAGCTGCCCGTGCAGGGTGGCGATTACCTGCTGGTCTGGGGTCAGCCTGACGAGGACGGTTTCCTCGACGCAGAAACACTGGACGGTAGACGTGGCCTGGTCCCAGCTAATTTTGTCCAAAAGTTAGTTGGCGATGATCTACTGCAATTCCACCAAGCCGTTCTGGGCCTCCGGGACGTGGACGATTCAGCTTCTACTAATATTCCTCAA TGCTACCTACAGGATATCGACCTCGAGCTGGCGGCCCTAGAGGAAGGCAATCGGAATCGACAGGCTGAACTGTCCGAGTACGCGGAGCTGGATCATATCGCGGAAGAAGACGAACAGGAACCACCAG TTCCGGCGCCGCAGCATCTAACTCTCGAGCGGCAGCTGAACAAGAGCGTGCTAATCGGCTGGACGCCGCCGGAAAATACCCACCAGTTAGAATCGTACCACGTCTACGTGGACGGAGTGCTGAAAGTTACCGTGAAAGCGACCGAAAGGACCAGAGCATTGGTCGAGGGAGTCGATTCTACTCGG CCGCATAGAATAAGCGTACGCTCGGTGACACACTCCAGAAGAACATCCCGCGATGCTGCTTGCACGATGGTGATCGGTAAGGATGTCGCGTTGGGTCCAACTGCTGTCAAGGCATCAAACGTGACCGCCACCAGCGCGGTGATATCCTGGTTACCGAGCAACAGCAATCACCAACACGTGGTGTGCGTGAACAACGTGGAAGTTAGAACGGTGAAGCCTGGCGTGTACAGACACACGATCACCGGCTTGGCACCATCCACGATCTACAGAGTGACCGTCAAGGCCAAGAATCTAAGAGCCACGCACTTCGAGGACCAAAACGCCCAAGCGGCCAACAACTTGGCGTGTCACGTCCATTTCAAAACGTTACCCAAGGGACTGCCGGACCCTCCGGTCGATATCCAG GTGGAGGCTGGACCGCAGGACGGCACTTTGCTAGTGACCTGGCAGCCTGTTGCCCTAAACGGTTCGGCCGTCACCGGTTACGCGGTATACGCCGACGGGAAAAAGGTCACCGACGTAGACAGCCCCACCGGTGACCACGCTCTGGTCGACATACACAAATTGATGGGTTTGAATCCGAAACATATCACGGTCAGGACTAAAAGCAGGGAAAGCCAGTCGGGCGATAGCTGTGCCACTGCCATTCCCTGCAGCGTTCTTCGCGGTGGCGCCACCACCCATTTGCAGCACGGATCCGCACACATGCAAGACCAGGGTCAAGCCCAGAGCTCCGTTACCGGGCAGCCGGACGACGCCAATAGGTTGCGAATGCCCGGAGCAAGCCAGCGATATCCGACAGCCTCTGTACCACCCTCTCACATGAGAAGGCACGCAACCACCAGGCTCGATGCTCACGGCCAAGTGATCATCGAGACCGACGAGAATTTGTCCGACAAAGAGATTTACCCTGGACAGAGTATGTCCCAGATGG GGGTACCAGATATCGCCAAGGACTCGGCCAGTGAAGCAAATTACAGCGAGGAGGACGACCCGTCGCGTAGAGGTAGAGGCATGCCGTTGCATCACGGTGGCCACCAACGGTATGGGCCGCAAATGGGCCAGCAAGGACTCGCCGGCACGCATAGATCCGGAAGAGTGGCGGGACCCGGTGGTAGACCTCAAGATCCATATTACGACCAACCAG GAAACCAAAGAAGTCGAGCCCCTGGTTACCGCGGTAGCCGAGATATGCAAGTTCAGGGCGGTACGGTTTATCCGCCGAGCAGCGGCCAGCAACTCAACAAAAGAACACGTTTGTTTGTGGCTCTGTTCAAGTACGATCCCACCTCCATGTCCCCTAATCCGGATGCCTGTGAAGAATTAGCATTTTCCAATGGCGATACCATCAAG GTGTACGGCGACAAAGACGCGGACGGATTTTACTGGGGCGAATGCTACGGTAGACAAGGATTTGTCCCTTGTAATATGGTGCAAGAGATCCAGGATCCGAATCAACTGAGCCAGGCTCAACCTGGAAGGAGAAGCAGATGGGGAGACACTTACGCCAATATGCCTGTCAAGAAGATGATAGCTCTCTACGACTATGATCCGCACAAATTGTCCCCTAACGTCGATACT CAAGCGGAGCTAAGGTTTCGAACCGGAAACGAGATTTACGTGTACGGTGACCTGGACGACGATGGATTCTATATGGGTGAACTGAACGGGGTCCGAGGTTTAGTACCAAGTAACTACCTCGCGGAAGCACCCGATCAGCCGCCCCAAGGGCAACTTCCACCGGATAGCAGGAGGCCTCCTGGTCAGAGCCAAGGACCCGGAGCCAGAggaccacctcctcctccgcgGGAACCTCCTCCTTCTGCTCATCGACGGGGCAAAG ATGCCTGCATTGTGCCTGTGTCTGTCCCTGTCTGTCACTTAGACTCtagacaacaacaacaacaacaacaacaaccatCACTAATGAACAACCAACAACATCAACTCCAACATCAACAAAACAATCCACCGCATCTAGCGTACCAACAAGCGAATCACCACAGCTACACGACTGTAACCACGTCCAATCAACATGGGCCCACACCCATGGGTGCCCATCAGCAAGGTCCCGTACCACCCCACCTTCAACAGCAG GGGAAGGGGAGGGGAGGCGCGATCAATCGTGTTAGTAACGTGCCGGGAGGTATGCAGGGCCCTGGACAACACATGCAGCAAGCACAGCAATTGCAACAGCAACAAGACTACCAGCAACAGAATCAATCGTATCAGCAACAACAGTCGAAACAGCAAAACCAGAGCTATCCTCAGCAGAATCAAGGGTATCAACAGCAAGGTTCGGTATTCGGTTCGCAAGGACAGCAATtcccgcagcagcagcagcagcagcagcctcAGCAGCAGcctcagcaacagcagcaacagaaTCAGGGCCCCTCGATGCAGACCGGGCAGGGGACGAGCAAACCCATGAGAGGGATACCGACCGTGTTGCCAACGGCTCAGTCCAAGTCCCAGCCGCCCACCGGCCAGgggcaacagcagcagcaacagccgcaacagcaacagcaaagTACAGGGCCGAATCTGATGCAAAAGTTCACAGAAATGGCCGGCGCGAGCGCTGGCGGCGATATCCTATCGAAAGGGAAAGAACTGATTTTCATGAAGTTTGGTCTGGGCAAGTGA